The window ttacgtatttgaaaaatattaaatatATATCAAAATATGTTCTTGACATGTCCTAAAAATGTACCATGTGCAGAAAAAGTGTAGACATGTGTCAAAAAAAAGGAACTGAAGAGACTAAGGAAACAAGAAAACCGAGGAAGAAGCAGtgcagaaaaacaaataaaacaaaaaatggagaaaacccaagaaagaaacaaagaaaaccatatagaaacaaaaaaaatctgaaaacCGAGAAAGGGACGAAGAAAAGAGGTAAAAACTGAAGCTATAACAAAAAACTAGAAAAAGCCGGTGAAAAACataaaaaccaaagaaaaaataaaacaaaacaaaaaatattTAAAAAGAACTACAGTGAGCGAACCTCTAGCGAGCGAGTCCTAGGCTAATGGGCCGGCTCGCTCGCGCTGCACCCGACACCGGACACGAGAGTAGCTTCCATCCTGCTATAAGCGGGATATAGCTCTCGTTGAACGCCTGAACGTTGTTTTTATCGTTTCCCAGTGACTTCTACTTATAAAAGGACCACCATACATTATATATATGCATTGCATACCCTTGAATTAGTCACCAGGACCATATATGATATATATGCATACATAGACATATAAACTAATTTGCTTTTGCAAAAAATATTGGGTATGTGCATACCCTTGAATTAGAGCGTGTTCTGAACTCTTCCCAACTCTCCCAACTCCTCAAATCCAGCTACCAAGCGCAGCTTCCAACTTCACATAGCGATTTGATCCCATTCAGCAGCCACGCTAGCTTCTCTCATCGCTAAAAATGAGCTGGCAGCATCTATGGCCTGTCTTAGCGCCATAATGGGCCGACTCGAACTAGCCCATAATGGGCGACCTCGAGAtatgagggggggggggaatatcAGGTGctatgggagcacctaagtttagATGCTCCCGGAGCTTCTCAGCCGTTGGATCTATAATCTGACGGTCATCTAGGGATGCGTTGGATCTGGTTGTAATAACGGACTTCTAGGGGTGTTTTTTTGAATAAATGCACGAGCTCTCTCCTTGGCCTTTGGATTTTAGATCCAACGGCTGAGAAGCTCCCGGAGCACCTAAGTTTAGATGCTCCCGGAGCACCAGATATCTTCCCATATGAGGGGTACCGATTCGTTGAGAGGAGGACCGTACCGCTTCGAGTTTTATTTTTTCTATCGAGCGAGGGGGGTCGAACCGGTATGTAACTTGGCGGTGGCAGATCGCTGTAAATAATGGGAACTCCAACTTCATGTTTTGGTGGAGCTGGGCCAACCGGGCTCCTCGTTTTTGCACTACGCGCTGGCTAGCTTTTCAGAAGTTAGCTTCTTGGAGCCCATCCGTTCGGTTCAAAATCATTCGTGGAGTTGGAAGGTGGAGTAGTTCAGAACAGGCCCTTAGTCTAGCTCTGCCCCTGGCCCCAGGGGGCAGTCGCATGAGGCCAACGCGAGACGGACGGCGCAGAGGGCACTCTCACGCGGCGAGGCTCTCGGGAGACGGGTACTGCTGCATTCTTTGTACTAGCAGTAATGATTGTGTGCATTGAAATGATACACAGCAGCCACGGTATGCCTCCGTttcaaaggaaaaaaaacagataAGAATATAGGATACTTATGTGTGAAGCACAAGCTGCTCATTGTATGTTTTTACTGCAAAACAGCAGCGCACGGTACTGGATAGCGAGGCAGCTGCAAAGCAACAAGGCCGGCCAAGACCATGTTCCATCTTTTATTCAGAAACTGCTGATGATTCCAATGTTTTCCACTTTGTCCCCGTCGATCCAATCAGACATAAATATAATCCCCAGTGTACCAAGTCACATACTTTGCCATCTCGTCGTCAAACTTCCGTCTACCGATCCCCAAACCCTTAAAATCGTCAGAAACTTGATCGATCGTGCAGATACTTTGCCATCTCTTCGTCAAACTTCCGTCTAGCAATCCCCAAACCCTTAAGGCCGTCAGAAACTTGATCGGTCGTAGATCACCTAGCACATGGCGAGTGGCAGCAACAAGGAACCCACAGTGGCATCAGGTGACGAGGCCGCTAGCTCGGCCGCCGGTCCGCCAGGGGTGGCAGCGCCGCCGCCACAAGGAGCTGAGCCCGGGGACGatgaggcggcggcggccgtgctgGCTGCTGCCCCCACCAGGCCATACTACGAGTGCGTCTTCTGCAAGCGCGGGTTCACCACGGCGCAGGCTCTCGGTGGGCACATGAACATCCACCGCCGCGACCGTGCCAAACCCAGCGTCCGCGACGCTCCCAGCGGCACCACCACATCAGCGTCTCCAAACGTCGAGTGCTATAATCAGTACTACAGCCACCACCTGCCGTATCCCACAGTGCCTCCGGCGACGGCGACGCCGATGAGCACGAGCGGAAGTTTCACGCTAGCGTACTACCAGCATCAGGGCACAGGGGCTTCGACCGGAGACGCGCATGCGGATGCCTCCGTGAACCCTAGCAGTGCTAGCCCGAGGGAGCTCAGCCTGTTCGGTGCGGCAGCTCGTGACCGTGACTCGCACGGCCGCGGTGGCGACGGGTCTGGCGTGGCGCCAGAAGGGTCGGATCGGCAGGCAGGTGAGCCGCCCGAAAGGGAGATTGACCTGGAGCTCAGGCTCGGACGTCGTCCGCATTGATCGCGTGATACTGCAACTGCCGTTAACTAATGCAGCTCATACAAATACTGcgtatatttatttatttattggtGCAAATGCTGCGTATATAATGCATTAATTCATGTATATATGTGGTTTATGGAATATGTGCATGGAGTGCGTGTAACTAATATacaattttttattttatttctctTCCAGTTATTAATATATGTATGTTTTTGTTTGTGTTTATACTGTGGACGTTGGATCTATTGCAAATCTTAGGACAGAGTCCACTCGACTTACTAGAATCTTTTCTTCGATATGTATAATTTATCCTGCCGGCCGTCCTCAACCCGTTCATGTGGGAAATTTCGGCTGCGGGAGATCTGGACCGAGGGAATTGTTACTGCAGTGAAGCCTACCACATCTCCTCTGGGGCTTCCCCATCCCAGTCGCACGGTGAGCTGCTGGCCCTTGTGCCCTACTGCTACTGTTGATGCATACTGAAATTCATCCAAGTTGTTACTGTTTTTGAAGCTTTTTCAGAGATCTATTTTGTGCCATTGTTTACAGTTGATGGATCTGAGAACAACAGGATAACAACTGAAGCTAAAGCCTCGGGAATTTCAGAATTTAAGTTTTCTAACACTCAACATGGCATTTTCAGCGGATACACATGGCAACGTAAGAACTTAGTTATTTTTACTCTATGGCTCCGTTTTTGTATCCTGACAATTTTTAGAAGTGAATGAGTATGACGTATAGTGGGTGACATGCAATTTCTTATCCTGGCAATTTTTGGAATGTGAATGAACATGTTGTATAGTGGTGACATGGCAAATTTTTTGGAATACAAATTTTTAAACCATGGCAATTTCAGAAAAAAAATTAGTTCATTTTTGTGAAACTTTTTGTCCCAAATTCCCATGTTCTGACATGCTGATTTCGGAGCATTTTACATTTTTGAAATGTTTGTAGTAGGATTAAAACTACTAAATTTTTATTGTCCTTCACTATAGGTCCTCATGGCATTTTTAACTTATGTCCCCATGGCAATTTAACAATGTGTCCCATGGCAATTTAAGGTGTGTCCCAATGGAAATAAATATATTGTAGAATCATGGCAATTGTATTGTATATACCATGGCAAGTCCATCCTTTTTGTTACATATATCTTTAGAAATTTTGGGGTATGGGGGTAGGTGAAGGGTAAAATCCATTGCAATTATTTTTGTATATACCATTGCAAATTAACATTAAAGCTGCCAACATTTTTTGTCCTCGTGCTAATTAATAATTTTACCATATTTTTAGAAGTTTAAATCTTCGAAATTTTGATAAATTAGCCATCTTTTTGTCAAAAAAGAAATCTAATATATTTGCCATGTTCCCATTTACAAATTTGAAAGACTTGCCATGTTTTTTATAGAACAAAATCCCTAATCATTGGCATGTACTTGTAGAAATTTGCCGTCTTTTTCTCAAAGAAACAAATTCCTATTACTACATTTGTGCAAAAGTTGCCATATGTTTTTTAGAGAACAAAGTCCTAAATTTTCCATGCAATTTATCATAGGTATCATGGCATTTTTTTATTCAGATTTCAGACCATGGCAAATTTATTCATTAGACCATGGTGGTTTTATCAAATGTATGTAGCATGGCAATTTTATCGTATGCAGCATGGCATTTTTATTAGACCATGGAATTTTTATTAATTGGACCATGGCAAATTTTGAAATTCCTATATTTGCCATCTTTGTCAAAGAAAAGGATTTCTAACAATTTCTTTGCCCCCATTTACAATTTTCCAACAGTTTCCATGTCTCTTAGAGAACATACTTCGTAAGTTTTTGCCTTGTTACTCGTAGCCTGGCAAAAaaaacaccatggcaattttattAATTAGTCCATggtaaaattttgaattattataTTTGGCTACTCTTTAATTAGACCATGTGCAATTTAATTATAGGTTCCATCACAATTTCACTTATTAGACATGGCAATTTTTGAATTATAAATCATGGTAGTTTTATTTTTGTAGTTACCATGGCAATTTAATTTTGTTTAGTCCATGGCCATTTATTTAGTTAAACTGTGGCAAATATTTGTTTATAAGATGGCACATTCTTTTCTGTTACTCATTTCATGGCAAATTTATCTATTAGACCATGGTAGTTTTATCATATGTAGCATGGCAATTTTATCTATTCACGACCATGGCAAGTTTAGACCATGGAAAGTTTTGAAATTCCTATATTTTTCCATCTTTTGTCAACGaagaaatttcaaaaaattgtttttggcccccctcccacccccccaCCCCCCAATACAAATTTCCAGTAGTTGCTATGTCTCTTGGACAACATACTTCATAACTTTTTGCCTATAATTAGTAGCACGGGAAAAATATAACATAGCAATTATATTAATTAGTCCATGAAAATTTTGGAATTCTTTATATTTGGCCAATTTTTTAGGTAGACCATGTGCAATTTtattctaggtcccatggaaatTTCACTTATTAGACCATGGAAATTTTTTAATTAAACCTTGCTAGTTTTTGTAGCTACCAtggcaatttttatttttttcgtcaATGGAAATTTATTTAGTTATACCATGATTAATTTATTGCATATAACAAGGAAAATACTTTGTATATAAGAATGGCACATTTTATTGTCATTCCATGGCAAAATTATTTTTTGTATGTTCCATTATAATTTTCATATTATGTATAGACGGGTTTTTATTATTGTGTCATGGAAAATTTCTCTATTTGTTTCATatatatttttattatttatgtATATGTAATCTTTGAAACATGACATTTTTGGCCATGTGAACTTTTTGTAAAAATGCTATACATTTTGCCATGTTATCAATATATATTTTTCTGTAATTTTGCCATGTTACCATTTTATATAGATCATGTTCGACACCTTTTTTGTGCTCATCATGTAAATATTACAAAGTTTCTAGCAACTTCCCTTGATTTTATATAACACAAAAATACTTAGTTTAACTTTACATGTCTTTCTATACAACACCGTGGCAGTTTTTGTTTGATAGATGGCAAGCCTTGTTTTCGTTTCTACTGATTTTGCCACTTGGGCCGTTTTTGGGTATTTTTTTCACAGGGAAAGAAACGAATGACATTGGAGGCCAAACAACGGCTAAAACGTTCGTGCTAGGGGTTTCCTCCGGGCACCTCCTATTTGGCGCGCTGGTCGCCCTCGCGCGTACCCCCCTCACACGTTGGGTACTCATATGGGTCGGCCCATTTTCGGATTTTATCTCCACCGGttttgggaaggttctagaacATTCCCTAAAACATTTTTTTCCTTTCAGTTTTCCCTTTATTTTAATTTTtgcttttcatttttattttttattttcctttttctttcttcttatttttatttcttttttatttagtTTTTCAATTTTCAAACAtctttcaaattcatgaacatctTTGAAATCATGAATATTTTGCAAATACATGAAAAAAATAATCCGTAAATACTTTTAAAATTGCGAACATTTTTTTtacaaattcatgaacatttttgaaattgcatATACTTTTTGGAACACGTGAAAAATTATTTTGAACCAacgaacatttttaaaatttggGAACCGTATTTGAAATTCaggaacaatttttgaaattaaggaacattttttagaaattcatgaacattttttgaatctgcaagcatttatcatttcatgaacattttttttcaaatcatgcacattttttaattcacgaacatttttttcaaaatctGCAACTTTTGTGAAATCCTGAATTATTTTTAAAAAGGAAAAActtaaaacagaaaaaagaaaagcAAAAACATAGAGGCTTCCCGTTTCCCGCACTGCACATGGGCCGACCCATTAGGGCGCGCGAGGGGTGCACTATGCACCTTTCTCTCGGCGCCGAGCGCACTGAATAGGAGCTCCCTTTTCTCCACCGAGCAAAAAGAGTTCGCTCTATCCTCCCTTTGCCCCGCGAACCATATGTTTGCTCCGAGGATCAATATGAGTTGATGTACGCTAGTTACGTCCTTTATTTTCCGAGGGGTAAAaaatcacacacacacacacacacgattCACGTGTATCATTACAGTTAGTAGCCAGGAGTCTAAGAAAGTGATCTGAAACCGTATCAAGAAACAACTGCTCCTTTTTGGTTTTGGTAGCTGCGGCGAGTTCATGCGTATGAGGAAGTGGGCGAACTGAGATGATATGATCTTTATGTTAGTAATCACTAGCAAACATGTTGCGTTATAGTGGGAGGAAAAAATCACATGCCTCTGACCCTGTAAGCATCGTTCAAGATCCCTATAAGTCAAAGTCCAATATTTCAACATGGCACCCACTTGTGTCGCTATATATCTTCCTTCCCACCCTCACCAATAATAGCTCTGGGGTCCACCTAATCATAATACATTTGAATGTGGTCAATCCCAACGCAATGAGCTAGGACACTGATCTCCTCGAGCTATATATTAGGGCAGCTCTCCACACCCTACATCATGCACCTAGTCCATACACCCCTAATGCTCCATCTCTCTTTTGACTCATAATGTCGTGGAAAGGTTTCGCCGAGGGAGGGGCGGGTCCTGCACGTGTCCCCTCATGACTGCTTAGGTCCCGGTCACTGCCTCATGGGTGTCACTCTGTCGCACCATGCACGCACGCATTTCAAATCCCAAGGGTCTAGGTTCGAATACTCTATTCTTCTTGACTTGGATTCTCCTTCGTTCGTCCTCCCCATGATGCGAACAAAATTGGAGCCCAAATTGAAATTAGTCTTCCTCCCCATTTGAGCCTTCTCGAGGCacctgatgcggcttgaagcaacgtcggtatttctccaaagaggaagggatgatacaGCACAACGACGGTAGATATTTTCCTCactgatgaaaccaaggttatcgaaccagtaggagaaccaagcaacaatacGTAAACGGCAcctacacacaattgatatatcaaacaccaaataaaataaataagaataaattgcagaaaggtatttttgtatttttgatttaatagatctgaaaataaaagcaaaggaaaatagatcgcaaaggcaaataatatgagaaagagacccgggggccgtaggtttcactagtggcttctctcgaagatagcaaacggtgggtaaacaaattactattgggcaattagtagaacttcaaataatcatgaaaatcatgatgatatccaggca is drawn from Aegilops tauschii subsp. strangulata cultivar AL8/78 chromosome 1, Aet v6.0, whole genome shotgun sequence and contains these coding sequences:
- the LOC109773281 gene encoding uncharacterized protein, yielding MASGSNKEPTVASGDEAASSAAGPPGVAAPPPQGAEPGDDEAAAAVLAAAPTRPYYECVFCKRGFTTAQALGGHMNIHRRDRAKPSVRDAPSGTTTSASPNVECYNQYYSHHLPYPTVPPATATPMSTSGSFTLAYYQHQGTGASTGDAHADASVNPSSASPRELSLFGAAARDRDSHGRGGDGSGVAPEGSDRQAGEPPEREIDLELRLGRRPH